Part of the Serinus canaria isolate serCan28SL12 chromosome 1, serCan2020, whole genome shotgun sequence genome is shown below.
gcagcagcacgctgccaacagcagctccagaccAGAGCAATTCCTCAATTGTCCTTCACAGTTCACTGActtgcagagcacagcagatgtCTAACAGGTGCTGTCAGCACTGACTTTCTCTGTCCTCATCAGTACAGCCGGCCCAAAATTGTGCTAGTGCACAGAGATGTTTTGGGCATTTCTTCAAATACAGACTtgttaaaggaagaaaaaatgagatAGAGCATAAACCCACTTGTAACCCACCCCCAGGTGACAGCcaaaggaaaactgaggaggTCCCACAAGGACTACATGATTTGCCAACCCAAGAAGGTGGTTTCacaatgtttgtttttattcacAAACTTGCAGATTCTGTCAGCACttgcagaggcagaagaaagcTTGGAACAGAGGTGCTTTAGAAATCATACTCCCCCCTTCATCCAGGGACTAGCAGCACCAACCAGCCTTTGTTGCCAGGCTCAGTCAAACACATCAGTaacctgctctgccctgctcctatcccacagccctgcagagttTCTGACACCAATGACAcgggaagcagagctgctgcaggataaagaaatggagcagaacttttCTATGGCAGGTGTgtttgcagaggaaaaacatAAATTCATCTCTAAACACTAATGCATTCCCCAAAGGTAGGCTGCAGAAATTAACACATCTATGATGCTTCCATAGTATAAAGTGGCTGATTTTACTAAGTCTGTGCTTATGTTTACTCATACTGCTTCCAGTAGCTGACAACACAAGCAGCAGTCAGAAGTCAGGATGCAGCTCCTGCTAAAGCAAATGGCACCACCCAGCACTTCTCAGCTTGATACACTTTTTCTTCAAAGGCTCTTTGcagccagcacacacacacctgacCCCACCAGTCTGGCCTTAGCAAGAGCCAAAGAGAAGTCTTCTCTAATTGTTAATTTTGATTATGGTCATTCTGTTCCAATCCCTCTCACAAAACAGATGTTTTCTACCCTCCTTTCTCCAAAGTTTTCTATGCTATAGATTTTTTGTCATGCATGATGAGCAATGCAATATATTTGTTAAAATGTCCCTGTAAACCATGAGGAGGATAAAACCAACTGCTAGTTTCACCAGCACAATATTGAACATCTGCTCCATCTGTTCCAGGAAATGGTGGAGGGTATCTTGCTACAATATATTACACTAATTTTTCCaagatatttttatgtttgGTCATTTAAATTGCAGTGAGGTATTTTATAACCACACAGAACCTCCATAACCACTTTTGAAATGCTTCAGTAACCTAAATCACACCCTGCTAACATAACTTTAGTGCCACTGTGGCAATGACATCCTGCCACTATCCTTTGCCAAAACTGAACCTTCCTCATGGGCCTGGATAGGGCCATGACAGGAGGAACACTGCCTGAGTGCAGTGGGGGAAAGGAAGGATTTAAGAGATTTCCCTTTACACTTGCTGAGCCTTCCAGCTTCAGAAGAGCTGTGTAACAGGGTGAATGCAGCAGTGGTTCTCTTATCACAGTTTAACAGCATCACTTAATATCACCAATTCAAACACAACAATCAGCATTCAGTCAAGTATTTCAtcactgggaaaagaaagactGCTGCCCATCTTCTCCATTTAGAAGAGTGATATATATTTTGATTTCATAATGGATTccatttatgaatttttttcatttttaataatttgcagAAGTCTTGAGAGTACAGCATCAGCCAGAAAGTCTTTCTTGATGCTCTTTTGAACTCCATTCCATGCCTATATACATTTAATCACATATGAACCTCAAATTAGTGCTATTAAACTAACATTATATTCAGATAAAACCCATTTTTGTCCTTCAGCATTTTCTCAACTCATCAGAGGtctgctttttttctattttttactGCATTGATTTTACTGCTCTTCTCTCTCATTCACAGATATGTGGGAATATCTTTCATCTGAAGGATGTTAACATTATACAAAGTGCATACCTTGcaactgctctttttttttcaaccttACTGTGTGCCTACCTTTCAAATTACTGCCATTTCCTACAGCTCAAAACACCATCACAAAGAGAAGAGCAGGGCCAACCAAAATAACTTGGTCTGTGAACTCTTGATATTAAATTCAGTGCTACTAGAGTTAGACCATGTAAGACAGTAATCTATCAACACATTTTAGCAAGCTTAAATGTAAAGCTCATGTGATTCTGAGATCAGTGGGAATACACAGATTGtttaagtgtttttttttccatcacagCCAGAGTGCTTAACATGAGCAAACGGGTTTTCTTCATCCTCTTTTTAATGACATGACCTTGAGAGGGGAGGGAGTCAAACTCAAACAGCAGCCCTGAAAATAACAGTTTTATCCTGCTTTCAACACTCGGGGAGGTATAAACAGAGAATAGCCACCACCAACTCTCTGTGAAAAAAACAGGACAAGGGGATCTCCTGTGCCATCAAGTCCATTTCCCCTTTAGGCAGACATTTAATACAATTTTTGTATAATTCCATACATGCTGATCACACCTGGTAAATATGCAGGTATTTTGCTTCCGTATTAATGAGAGGGCTGTCCAGAGCCTTACACTTCTGACCCTCAGTAACCTTCAATCCCTTCCTTCAGGTGGGCCCAAGGAAGAGTATTACTGTGGCAGTAAGGATATGAGTGGCATGACCCTAGCTTGTAGAACCTGGACTGGAACTTATAGGCAAATACCacaagaaatgggaaagaaaaaaagacctttCTGAAGAGAAGGCCAAGCTTTGGGAGAAAGGAACACTAAAATCATAGGTTAAGAAGTCCAAGCATGCCTGGAAGATATTGTTTCTCCCACTCCTGTGAATTTAATTCTGTGAAGTATCTTTCAAAAGAGTGAAATCTGTTACaggaaaccagaaaaatattaGGATATTTTCAAGACACAACATATAATCACAGGTGTGTTGCtaatccttttcttcttttacagaGCCTTTATTCTTTGAAAATGGCCCTTAGCAtattcttttccctctgctaTTTACATGCTTGTTCTGTATCATTTgaggagggggggggggaaagaaaagataaattgCACTGTCCATTCTGGCACAGGTACCACAGCATCCTGAAGCATTTATCACAAATCATCTGCAGAGACAGGCTGCAATGCAGACGTTCCTGCCATCGTCAGTCTGGAGAGCTGTTCCTGGACCACCAGTTGATGGATGGGATCCACACTGCTCAAAGCACAAAAGGTCAACACCTTCAATAagggacagctccagctctttcaCACCCTCATTGTACCTCATCCTGGGTACAATTTCATTGATACACTTGACAGCTGACCTGACCTGTCCCTGTCCAATAGGTATGCCTAGTTCAACCAGAAATTGTGCTGCAAAGCCTTACCAACTGCTTGTCAAAGCCTACTTACTGTCTTCAAAATCTTGCTATTAAATGCACTGTGGAATTACATTCTACCTATGCTTATCTGTGATGTATGTAATTGTTTTGTGATATGAACCACAATTCACTCAGCACTGGGAAAAATGACCTCTCACTAGGCAAACTTGAACCAAGGCATCTGGGTCACAAAGATGATCACAGTGCTGGAGCATCTCTTCTGCAAACGTTCAGGTtggtcagcctggagaagagaaggttccagAGAGACCTTAACCTTCCAGTATCTAAACGGGGCTTATAAGGTGGGGACAGACTTTTTAGCAGGGCCTAttgtgataggacaaggagtaatggttTCGAATTacaaaacactggcacaggctgaccAGAGGTGGATGCCCCAACgctggaaacattcaaggtcaggctggatagGACTCTGAGCAACTTGATCTAGCTGCAAATGACCCTACTATTGGAGGGGCATTAGAATAGATtatctttaaaggtcccttccaacccaaaccattttgtgattctgtgaattaaaGCACTTAGTATTTGATTTCTAACCACACTCTTGCACAGTCACCACGTGCACTACATGGTGCCTATTCACGAGTTGCTGCCGAGCTGGCAATAATTCAAGGGTTTGGGTCTGAGGCAGTACCCCTTCTCTGCATTTCCTGTATTCATGAGGCCAGCATGTACAATCTGCATTTGGCACAGCTGGGTATGACCGCGAGTGGTGCCGTGCCCACAGAAGCCACGCTGCCACTGATGAGCGATGATAGCAGATGGGGAGCCTCCTTCTGCAATCGCTCCGGATTCGCGCGCGCTCTCTCTGCAGACACACGCgttctttccccctctttctcTACACGCGTACATCGCTCCCCGTTTCCTCCGAGGCGGGAGCCCGCAGCCCCGCCGGCACCGCCCGCGCTCAGCGCCCGCCCCACGGACGGGGCAGGGCCCGGGGAGGCTGTGCCGGGATGGGGTTCCCGTGCCGGGATGGGGCGGCCGTGATCTGCTCCGGGgtagctgtgctgtgcctcGGGGTAGCACAGTCCCAACCCCTCGGGCCCCCGCCCGCTTCCCTGAaccccggcccggctcggcccaGCCATGTGGCGGGAGTGTGGCCATGTGCGGGCCAAGCtcctccccgccgccgccgcccctcgTCGCGCCGCGGGGACGTGCAGTCTCTCGGCGGGACATGgaggcgggcggcggggccggggcccgGCGTCccgcgctgctgctgctcttggtggCGGCGGCGCTGGGAGGCGAAGCGGAGGCGGAGGAGCCGCGCCCGGCGCGGCAGCGCGGGGACGAGCAGTGCCATTACTACGCGGGCGGGCAGGTGTACCCGGGGGAGGCGGCCCGGCTGCCCGTCTCCGACCACTCGCTGCACCTCAGCCAGGCCAAGAGTAGGTGCCGGGcgcggccggggctgcggggagggccggggccggggccgggatGTGCCCGCAGTGCGCTCGGGGCTgcggagcggggcggcggcagcgccaCGTCAGGCGGAGCGCGGGGGCTGCCCGGGCCCTTCCCGTCCCCAGCCCGCTCTGCCTGCGGCCTCCGGGGCGGCCTcgcaggcaggggaggagggggagggcCGGCTCCTTCCAGAGCTACATCCCCGTCGTGGTCACCGCCGCCGTCTCACGGGTGTCCACCGAGGTCCGTGTTTCCAGAAATGGCGAACGAGTTCAGGGACGCGCTTCAGGGGATCCACAGGAATGTTCTGTGCTCACACTGCGATCAGAAACAATGAACGGGCGCCCCTCGTAACCCGTCGCCACCGCGCTGCCTTTGGCACTGCCTTTGTGCCTGTGCTCTGATGCGGTTTCAATGCTTTACGTGACGGACGTGGGGACAAACACCGTAAATGGCATCGCTGTGagatgtgcagggacacctgctCAAAGTCCtgtcctgcagggcacagagtACAGAGAGATCACACAGATATTATCTCCAATTTGAAATCATTTTCCATTACTGAACCAGGGTATATGTTCTGTTTTAAACGTTTGCAAGCGGATGcgaccaaaaaaaaaaaaaacgagGAAAAGCAGACAAGATATTTGTAACCGATATCgtttgggtttttctccctttgcaaTGTAAGTTATTACAGACAGCTGTTTATAACTGCAAAAACTACCCTCATTTAGAAAGGGGTCAAGATATACAGTATTTCGTTTaatatcttttccttctccctcctaaTCTGAAGGTCGTTGTTATACATCCTTGCTAACTATATTCTGCAGCTGTGGGTCATCCTAAGAAAAGAAGAGCCAAACAATTCAGGCACCATCCAgataatattataatatttaaatcAGCTTTTCCCTGATTTGCTGGAGATGTCATTGTCCTTGACATGGCAAGTATATTCAGACCACCCTGTAATCCAGCAAACCTTATCCTTTGTCTCAGGATTCACAATGGTATGAAAATAGAACCTGgcagattaatttttaatattttaaatttaaggtTAATCCCTTCTGATAGGAATAGTAAATATATTTCATGATTTTCaactggatatttttttaaaacacagctatCTTCAAGTTACAATTTGCttaggatttttaatttaataaacaTATGCTGCATTTTTAGGCATTTGTCTTTAACCATGTTGTGGCATGTATTTTTTGTGGACCAGGATTCCAGACAGGTTTCCATGgctaaaaagcagcaaagtgagtttgaatttttttgtgcttctggTTCCTAACAACTATTTTTAGCAGAACAATGAGAGGACCTGAAGTATTAAAGAGCTTTCCCCTTCAGTCTAGCAGGTGCCTTGAGCTGGCAGTGCACACAGGGTTTGTTCAGTCAGCCCAGATAAGGTTTGTGTGGCCTTGATTATCAGTGATCAGCAGCGCTCATGTATGAGCACAAGTTGGTCAAATTATTTACTTTGTGTGTGTACTAAAGCCTTCATTTCTTCATCATTCTGTACCCCCCTGTTTAGAGCTAGTTTCATCTTGGAACTTTGCTGCAGGTTGTTTTTCaagcaaaaggaagaacagCTGTCCTTGGACGGCTTGGTTTGAACACAGGTGTTatattctgactttttttccaaCATTCTTTGCATTTCAGTCTCCAAGCCAGCACCTTACTGGGAAGGAACAGCAGTCATTAATGGAGAGTTTAAAGAGCTGAAATTAACAGATTATGAAGGAAAATATCTTGTCTTCTTCTTCTATCCTCTTGACTTGTAAGTAAGAGCACTGCAGGCGTACTACTGAGTGCAGCTACTCTAGATTCATAATTCATtaattcttctatttttttgaggtcttgtattttttgtttggtaaGAATttaggagagaagaaaggagtgACAGAAGAAGATATAttctttgcatttgttttctcatCATGCATTGGTAAAATTGCAACACAGTCTTTGTCCTAGTAACTGGGTCCACTAATTTGTGTCtccacacaaaacaaacaattttGTAGTTACCCAGTTAGGCAGTCTATGTTCTATTTCATGCTGTAAATCAGTGCTGCAAGTGGAAGAAAGCATCCTTTCTAGAGTGTATATAATATATCCAAGAGGTGGCATTTTCCCTTTAAGCTCATTCCCTGACATCCTAAGAGCACTTGGCATTAACATCCTTTATTTAGAATGCAGTAACTTCACTGATTGAGTGAAAACATCTCTGCATTTTAAAGGACAATCCCATTCTTTTCCACAAAATGAAGATAAGAGGACAGAGGTGCATAACTACTTTGAATGGTGTATCATCATTAGCTTTACTACTTTAGTTCTTCTGTAATAGAAAAAGTTGAAGACAAATTAGTTTAAAGTTGTAGATTTGCACAGTAACAATAAATTATAGTATGATCCTCTGAAAAAATTGGCTTTTAGTGCTTAAATTCAGCCACATTTGTAAAGTCTAAAAGAAAGTAACTGTACAAGCTCTGAATCCAGATTGTAAAATAACCATAGATTTGTAGTCTTCAGAAATAATCCAAAGCTGGAGTCTGAGGGTGGAGGGTTTGTCAAGCAGCATTTTGGTTAAATACgtaaaagagcaataaaaataagcaaaagctgaataaaattaatgatAAATTCACCATTTTAAGTTAATCAGAGAATTTGCTGGCTTCTCATGAAATTTTGGCTTTTATCTTCTCTTTAATCATCTAGTACGTTTGTCTGTCCAACTGAGATAATTGCCTTCAGTGACCGAATTGAAGAATTCAGAGCAATAAATACTGAAGTAGTAGCATGTTCTGTGGACTCAAAATTCACTCACTTAGCATGGTATggatttttctcttgtctttcaCTAAACATTATTCATAGTTCCAACTTGGCAAAAGAACAGTACTCCCCAGGGTTTTTGCCTGTGGAGATATATCATAATGTGTGAAAGTGTGATGCTATTGACACAATtgtttaaagtaaattttaatcCTAGTGTGTGAAAGTAcctttaatttttaagtttgtTTAATGTGTCTTGCTTGCAATATGTCATGTCTCAGTCCAAAAAATACTActaatacaaaaagaaaatactaatgAAACTATCAGTAAATGCTTCTCTTGTCCCAGTTGATGAGCACATTGGCATAAAGCAAATGCAACTGATAACAAAAAGGTCATCATTAACAGATGTGGCCATAACTGCAAAAGATCTACTGAACATTTTGTTCAAGCCACAAATACTGTTCATCTCCTTTGtgtgcagaacagaaaaaatgtcaCTTGCACTAAATCCTTCTGTCCATACTGATGTAGTTTGTGATTTCTGACTTGTGTAAGGAATATAAATCTGTGTGAGAAATACATCTATATTTCCTTCCCTTCAAAGGATTAATACTCCTCGTAAACAAGGAGGACTTGGACCAATGAAGATTCCCCTTCTTTCTGATCTGACACACCAGATTTCAAAGGATTATGGAGTGTATCTGGAAGATCAAGGACATACACTTAGGTATTTCACTGGGTTGCAGTTTGTTTTACTTCCTGCTTTATATTTAAAGAAgcatttgaaatttttcttttagacCAGCTTTTACTTGGGGATTCATGGCAAGTAGCAAATATTGAATATAATAGCAAAATATATGACTACAAAAAATGTAGTCATAATGAGTCAGAAGAGGGATCAAGGTTAATATCCTGTTTAACAGCAGGCATCAGTATCTACCTAGGGCAGGGCAAATGTGCAGGATTCCCCAGAACTGAAGTTGCTCTGGACCTCCCAAGTCCAGATGGAGTCAAGACTAAGGTTACCTGAAGAGATACATTTGCCTAAAACTGAGTAGTTTATTTTGAGATCCCTGTAATGCCCTAGCATctgcagcatcccccagcaGGGCCTGTGAGAGCTTAGTTCTATGTTAGTTCTGCAAAGAAGTATATTCTTTTGGTTTTAACTGGAGCTCAGCTCAAGTCCTCTGATACCCAGGTAAAGAATAGTAGGTTACTGGTGGTGAGTATTACAGGGTGTTTGCAAAGATCAAATTCCTCCCATCCAGctgatataaataaaaataccactATTATTAATTCTGTTTcctaacacacacacacactttttcTACCCACAGAGGCCTTTTCATTATTGACAATAAGAGAATCCTTCGACAGATCACAATGAATGACCTTCCTGTTGGGAGATCAGTGGATGAAACACTTCGTTTAGTACAAGCATTCCAGTACACAGACAAACATGGAGAAGGTGCTCTTTTAAGTATTGCCATATTGAAGATTGTTTTACTTAGCCTGGAAACTGTATTAGCTTTTTGGAGGAAAGGTGTTCAGTAGCATTAAGGAACTGGGGTCTCATACAGTGACTGAAGTGGTTTGATTGCCCTGCTTGATTCTGTGGTCCCAGGTCCTTAGGTTGTTTCTGGAATAGtaatttacattttgtttcacaTCCATGAGAACGAGAGCATAAAGCATTCCTCTAGTCTGAATTGATGTACCATGTGTCACAAGCATAAATTTGTACAAAATATGAGGCTGTGAAGAATGAGGCCCAATATTTCAGTACATTTTTGCATACTAAAATAATGGAGATGCAGGCTATCCTTGTCCTGTGCTATTCAGTGAGGACCTGTGACAAGTAACTGAGAATGTTTCATGTCAAGATACGTGGTGATACTGTGGAAATTACAGCACCATTACTTGTGTTTTCTGTATAAGTGCTATGTGATCATCTTTCCCCAACAAAGAAATTTTACAGTCCTCAGATCATTACTTTGTATCGAGAATTGTTATTCCTCCAGTTCAAGCATGGGGTGAactttttcacatttctttaaataactTATTTGAAGATTTGTTTAGATATGGATACACTTTTAGCAACTTAACTTCCAGTTCAACTCAATGTCTCCAAGCATTTCAAAGTACTTTTATATGAAGGTACAAGTCATTATTCTGCTGTGCTGTACTGACTTGAAAAAATAGATGTTGATACTTAGGCTATGCACATCTGACTAAGGAAATTTCCCCACATTTAGTGCAAAGCCAGCTTACAGAATGTTGATTTGCAGTGTTTCCAGaataacactttttttcccagcttttacATGAATGTTGAGGAGAGCCGCTGTAGACACTTCATTGGTTTCTTTACACAGAATAACAGTTCTCCACAATTCCTACTAGCATGTGAGGCCTTTTGTCTGCCAGCCAATCTTAAAGCAGTGTAATATGAAATAACTGCTTGGGCTGAAGCCTCAGAGGAGAGCTCTGAATAGATGAGAGCTTTACTCCAGAATGTGCAGCTGTTCAGGTggtcccagggctcccagccaCACTGTGGTAAGCACATGCTGCAATCCCTTTGCTCCTAAGCAAGGTTACAAATAAAATTAGTCTCTTGTGAAATATTTGAACTGATCTCTTTGCTAAAAAATGCTCCTAGTTTTGgtttcaaagaaagaaagttaGGTCTCTATGTAG
Proteins encoded:
- the PRDX4 gene encoding peroxiredoxin-4 isoform X1 — translated: MIADGEPPSAIAPDSRALSLQTHAFFPPLSLHAYIAPRFLRGGSPQPRRHRPRSAPAPRTGQGPGRLCRDGVPVPGWGGRDLLRGSCAVPRGSTVPTPRAPARFPEPRPGSAQPCGGSVAMCGPSSSPPPPPLVAPRGRAVSRRDMEAGGGAGARRPALLLLLVAAALGGEAEAEEPRPARQRGDEQCHYYAGGQVYPGEAARLPVSDHSLHLSQAKISKPAPYWEGTAVINGEFKELKLTDYEGKYLVFFFYPLDFTFVCPTEIIAFSDRIEEFRAINTEVVACSVDSKFTHLAWINTPRKQGGLGPMKIPLLSDLTHQISKDYGVYLEDQGHTLRGLFIIDNKRILRQITMNDLPVGRSVDETLRLVQAFQYTDKHGEVCPAGWKPGSETIIPDPAGKLKYFDKLN
- the PRDX4 gene encoding peroxiredoxin-4 isoform X2; amino-acid sequence: MIADGEPPSAIAPDSRALSLQTHAFFPPLSLHAYIAPRFLRGGSPQPRRHRPRSAPAPRTGQGPGRLCRDGVPVPGWGGRDLLRGSCAVPRGSTVPTPRAPARFPEPRPGSAQPCGGSVAMCGPSSSPPPPPLVAPRGRAVSRRDMEAGGGAGARRPALLLLLVAAALGGEAEAEEPRPARQRGDEQCHYYAGGQVYPGEAARLPVSDHSLHLSQAKISKPAPYWEGTAVINGEFKELKLTDYEGKYLVFFFYPLDFTFVCPTEIIAFSDRIEEFRAINTEVVACSVDSKFTHLAWINTPRKQGGLGPMKIPLLSDLTHQISKDYGVYLEDQGHTLRGLFIIDNKRILRQITMNDLPVGRSVDETLRLVQAFQYTDKHGEVCPAGWKPGSETIKPEEAMRVWWPREEL